In the Mesorhizobium sp. M1D.F.Ca.ET.043.01.1.1 genome, TCGTTCTCGTTCATGATGCCGAGGCGGCGGGCGACTTCCTGATAGGCTTCGACCAGTCCGCCCATGTCGCGGCGGAAGCGGTCCTTGTCGAGCTTGTCCTGGGTTGCGACATCCCACAGGCGGCAGGAGTCAGGCGAGATCTCGTCGGCGACGACGATGCGCATCATGTCGCCCTCGAACAGGCGGCCGCATTCGATCTTGAAGTCGACGAGCTGGATGCCGACGCCAAGGAACAGGCCGGACAGGAAGTCGTTGACGCGGATGGCCAAAGCCATGATGTCGTCGATCTCCTGAGGGCTTGCCCAGCCGAAGGCGGTGATGTGCTCTTCCGACACCATCGGGTCGTCGAGCGCGTCGGCCTTGTAGTAGAACTCGATGATCGAGCGCGGCAGCACAGTGCCTTCCTCGATGCCGAGGCGCTTTGCCAGCGAGCCGGCGGCGACGTTGCGCACCACCACTTCGAGCGGGATGATCTCGACTTCCTTGATCAGCTGCTCGCGCATGTTGAGCCGGCGGATGAAATGGGTCGGGATGCCCATGCGATTGAGGTGGTTGAAGATGTGCTCGGAAATGCGGTTGTTGAGC is a window encoding:
- the purC gene encoding phosphoribosylaminoimidazolesuccinocarboxamide synthase gives rise to the protein MKNRRRIYEGKAKILYEGPEPGTLIQFFKDDATAFNKKKHEVVDGKGVLNNRISEHIFNHLNRMGIPTHFIRRLNMREQLIKEVEIIPLEVVVRNVAAGSLAKRLGIEEGTVLPRSIIEFYYKADALDDPMVSEEHITAFGWASPQEIDDIMALAIRVNDFLSGLFLGVGIQLVDFKIECGRLFEGDMMRIVVADEISPDSCRLWDVATQDKLDKDRFRRDMGGLVEAYQEVARRLGIMNENEPPRPTGPVLVASSEPSKGTKH